A window from Citrobacter amalonaticus encodes these proteins:
- the gstA gene encoding glutathione transferase GstA, with product MKLFYKPGACSLASHITLRESGKDFTLDGVDLMKKRLENGDDFFAVNPKGQVPALLLDDGTLLTEGVAIMQYLADSVPDRQLLAPVSSISRYKTLEWLNYIATELHKGFTPLFRPDTPEEYKPTVRALLEKKMQYVDAALKEGQWICGSRFTIADAYLFTVLRWAYAVKLNMDGLENIAAYMKRMAERPGVAAALKAEGIQ from the coding sequence ATGAAACTGTTCTACAAGCCAGGCGCCTGCTCTCTTGCCTCCCATATTACCCTTCGCGAGAGTGGGAAAGATTTCACGCTGGATGGCGTGGATTTGATGAAAAAGCGTCTGGAAAACGGCGATGATTTTTTCGCGGTCAACCCGAAAGGACAGGTTCCCGCTTTGCTGCTCGATGATGGTACGCTGCTGACCGAAGGCGTGGCGATAATGCAATATCTCGCCGACAGCGTTCCTGATCGCCAGTTGCTGGCTCCCGTAAGCAGCATTTCACGCTACAAGACGCTGGAATGGCTTAACTACATTGCGACTGAACTGCATAAAGGCTTCACGCCGCTGTTTCGCCCTGACACTCCAGAAGAGTATAAACCGACCGTTCGCGCGCTTCTTGAGAAGAAAATGCAGTACGTTGATGCCGCTCTCAAAGAGGGACAATGGATTTGTGGCTCGCGTTTCACTATCGCGGATGCCTACCTTTTCACCGTACTGCGCTGGGCGTATGCGGTAAAACTCAATATGGACGGGTTAGAGAATATTGCGGCATATATGAAACGAATGGCTGAGCGTCCGGGCGTTGCGGCAGCGCTGAAGGCGGAAGGAATACAGTAA